In Takifugu flavidus isolate HTHZ2018 chromosome 5, ASM371156v2, whole genome shotgun sequence, the following proteins share a genomic window:
- the bicdl1 gene encoding BICD family-like cargo adapter 1 isoform X6, with product MRTWHGPHLEQEKHELRRRLESREGEWEGRVAELETDVQHLQGELERHQVQLREADRDKTKAISELSEQNHRLLEQLSRAAEVERQLSTQVHSLRDDFREKSLSTSQHMTRLETLQAEQGLEIQMLSERKMELERRVHAMLEENELLQNTVDDLREKTMLLERQCHEKDLQLRQSQLELQEVQVSHRQLTARLEEVTEERSLHGLTPHPSSLLCEIEQSMEQEEQEQEREQLRLQLWEAYCEVRSLCSHLRGNDVTDSALSTDSSMDESSETSSAKDVPTGSIHTSLLELRRLTQNLLDGNESTGSRRSDEEALEEQVRKLGEELRDLREMYEAGQDKSHCSEEEVLRLHNQIALLSVEMCSLREDNERMKTMAEIREPSEQLQSAIRDRDEAIAKKKAVEMELAKCKIDIMSLNSQLLDAIQQKLNLSQQLEAWQWPFLSFRTTLSPPWFPPSFPAVEDDMHRVIDQQLMDKYQDEWRSAPSSLSGSSKPHGGQTSRRAHRVSDRDKKLFSFFKKN from the exons cacctggagcaggagaagcacGAGCTGCGTCGGCGTCTTGAGAGTCGAGAGGGGGAGTGGGAAGGCCGCGTCGCCGAGCTGGAGACAGACGTCCAGCATCTGCAGGGCGAGCTGGAGCGCCACCAGGTCCAGCTGAGGGAGGCCGACAGGGACAAGACAAAGGCCATCAGCGAACTCTCTGAGCAGAACCAcaggctgctggagcagctcagcagg gctgcagaggtggagaggcaGCTGTCCACTCAGGTCCATTCATTACGGGACGATTTCAGGGAGAAGAGTTTGTCAACAAGCCAACACATGACACGACTGGAGACGCTACAGGCTGAG CAAGGGCTAGAA ATCCAGATGTTgtcagagaggaagatggagctGGAACGTCGAGTGCACGCTATGCTGGAGGAGAACGAGCTCCTGCAAAACACGGTGGACGACCTCAGAGAGAAGACGATGTTGTTGGAGAGGCAGTGTCACGAGAAGGACCTACAG TTGCGGCAGAGCCagctggagctccaggaggTTCAGGTGTCCCACCGGCAGCTGACTGCCCggctggaggaggtgacagAGGAGCGCAGCCTCCACGGCCTCACCCCACACCCATCCAGCCTTCTGTGTGAGATCGAGCAGAGcatggagcaggaagagcaggaacaggagagggagcag CTACGTCTCCAGTTATGGGAGGCCTACTGTGAAGTCCGCTCGCTCTGTTCTCACCTgagaggaaatgatgtcacCGATTCCGCGCTGTCCACAGACTCCTCTATGGATGAGTCCTCGGAGACATCCTCAGCCAAGGATGTGCCTACAGGGAGCATCCACACCAGCCTGCTAGAGCTACGGAGATTAACCCAGAACCTGCTGGATGGCAACGAGTCCACA GGTTCGAGACGCAGCGAcgaggaggctctggaggagcaggtgaggaagctgggagaggagctgagggacCTCAGAGAGATGTACGAGGCTGGGCAGGACAAGTCCCACTGCAGCGAAGAGGAGGTGCTGCGGCTCCACAATCAG ATAGCGCTGCTCTCTGTGGAGATGTGCTCTCTCCGGGAAGACAACGAGCGCATGAAGACGATGGCTGAAATCCGAGAACCCAGCGAGCAGCTCCAGAGCGCAATCAGAGACAGAGACGAGGCCATCGCCAA GAAGAAAGCGGTGGAGATGGAGCTGGCCAAGTGTAAAATAGATATCATGTCTCTGAACAGCCAGCTCCTGGATGCCATCCAGCAGAAGCTCAACCTGTCACAGCAGCTGGAGGCGTGGCAG TGGCCTTTTCTCAGCTTCCGTACCACCCTTTCTCCCCCGTGgttccccccctccttccctgccGTAGAG GACGACATGCACAGAGTAATCGACCAGCAGCTGATGGACAAGTACCAGGACGAGTGGCGCTCGGCCCCGTCCTCCCTGTCAGGCTCGTCCAAGCCCCACGGAGGTCAGACGTCCAGACGAGCCCACCGCGTCTCTGACAGGGACAAgaaacttttctcttttttcaaaaAGAACTGA
- the bicdl1 gene encoding BICD family-like cargo adapter 1 isoform X5: MSTFCLDLQASAAVSAPLELDSDCMEPRDGAAAQEPGGVQGHQLRRTGSGGLGVALEEELAMLTGQRDDEDDLSGLEAPAAAQNSELLSLFRQKEKDLVLAAKLGKALLERNQDLTKQYEKMHKDLNDKLEHLEQEKHELRRRLESREGEWEGRVAELETDVQHLQGELERHQVQLREADRDKTKAISELSEQNHRLLEQLSRAAEVERQLSTQVHSLRDDFREKSLSTSQHMTRLETLQAEIQMLSERKMELERRVHAMLEENELLQNTVDDLREKTMLLERQCHEKDLQLRQSQLELQEVQVSHRQLTARLEEVTEERSLHGLTPHPSSLLCEIEQSMEQEEQEQEREQLRLQLWEAYCEVRSLCSHLRGNDVTDSALSTDSSMDESSETSSAKDVPTGSIHTSLLELRRLTQNLLDGNESTGSRRSDEEALEEQVRKLGEELRDLREMYEAGQDKSHCSEEEVLRLHNQIALLSVEMCSLREDNERMKTMAEIREPSEQLQSAIRDRDEAIAKKKAVEMELAKCKIDIMSLNSQLLDAIQQKLNLSQQLEAWQDDMHRVIDQQLMDKYQDEWRSAPSSLSGSSKPHGGQTSRRAHRVSDRDKKLFSFFKKN; this comes from the exons ATGTCCACTTTCTGCCTGGACCTGCAGGCGTCTGCCGCGGTTTCAGCACCACTGGAGCTGGACAGCGACTGCATGGAGCCCCGGGACGGCGCCGCTGCTCAGGAGCCCGGCGGCGTCCAGGGTCACCAGCTGCGGCGCACCGGCTCCGGAGGCCTCGGCGTGGCcttggaggaggagctggcgaTGCTCACCGGCCAGCGGGATGACGAGGACGATCTGTCGGGTCTAGAGGCTCCCGCGGCGGCGCAAAACTCGGAGTTGCTGTCGCTCTTCcgacaaaaggaaaaagactTGGTTTTAGCTGCTAAACTCGGCAAAGCGCTGCTGGAGAGAAACCAGGACTTGACAAAGCAATATGAGAAAATGCACAAAGATCTCAACGACAAATTAGAG cacctggagcaggagaagcacGAGCTGCGTCGGCGTCTTGAGAGTCGAGAGGGGGAGTGGGAAGGCCGCGTCGCCGAGCTGGAGACAGACGTCCAGCATCTGCAGGGCGAGCTGGAGCGCCACCAGGTCCAGCTGAGGGAGGCCGACAGGGACAAGACAAAGGCCATCAGCGAACTCTCTGAGCAGAACCAcaggctgctggagcagctcagcagg gctgcagaggtggagaggcaGCTGTCCACTCAGGTCCATTCATTACGGGACGATTTCAGGGAGAAGAGTTTGTCAACAAGCCAACACATGACACGACTGGAGACGCTACAGGCTGAG ATCCAGATGTTgtcagagaggaagatggagctGGAACGTCGAGTGCACGCTATGCTGGAGGAGAACGAGCTCCTGCAAAACACGGTGGACGACCTCAGAGAGAAGACGATGTTGTTGGAGAGGCAGTGTCACGAGAAGGACCTACAG TTGCGGCAGAGCCagctggagctccaggaggTTCAGGTGTCCCACCGGCAGCTGACTGCCCggctggaggaggtgacagAGGAGCGCAGCCTCCACGGCCTCACCCCACACCCATCCAGCCTTCTGTGTGAGATCGAGCAGAGcatggagcaggaagagcaggaacaggagagggagcag CTACGTCTCCAGTTATGGGAGGCCTACTGTGAAGTCCGCTCGCTCTGTTCTCACCTgagaggaaatgatgtcacCGATTCCGCGCTGTCCACAGACTCCTCTATGGATGAGTCCTCGGAGACATCCTCAGCCAAGGATGTGCCTACAGGGAGCATCCACACCAGCCTGCTAGAGCTACGGAGATTAACCCAGAACCTGCTGGATGGCAACGAGTCCACA GGTTCGAGACGCAGCGAcgaggaggctctggaggagcaggtgaggaagctgggagaggagctgagggacCTCAGAGAGATGTACGAGGCTGGGCAGGACAAGTCCCACTGCAGCGAAGAGGAGGTGCTGCGGCTCCACAATCAG ATAGCGCTGCTCTCTGTGGAGATGTGCTCTCTCCGGGAAGACAACGAGCGCATGAAGACGATGGCTGAAATCCGAGAACCCAGCGAGCAGCTCCAGAGCGCAATCAGAGACAGAGACGAGGCCATCGCCAA GAAGAAAGCGGTGGAGATGGAGCTGGCCAAGTGTAAAATAGATATCATGTCTCTGAACAGCCAGCTCCTGGATGCCATCCAGCAGAAGCTCAACCTGTCACAGCAGCTGGAGGCGTGGCAG GACGACATGCACAGAGTAATCGACCAGCAGCTGATGGACAAGTACCAGGACGAGTGGCGCTCGGCCCCGTCCTCCCTGTCAGGCTCGTCCAAGCCCCACGGAGGTCAGACGTCCAGACGAGCCCACCGCGTCTCTGACAGGGACAAgaaacttttctcttttttcaaaaAGAACTGA
- the bicdl1 gene encoding BICD family-like cargo adapter 1 isoform X3: MSTFCLDLQASAAVSAPLELDSDCMEPRDGAAAQEPGGVQGHQLRRTGSGGLGVALEEELAMLTGQRDDEDDLSGLEAPAAAQNSELLSLFRQKEKDLVLAAKLGKALLERNQDLTKQYEKMHKDLNDKLEHLEQEKHELRRRLESREGEWEGRVAELETDVQHLQGELERHQVQLREADRDKTKAISELSEQNHRLLEQLSRAAEVERQLSTQVHSLRDDFREKSLSTSQHMTRLETLQAEIQMLSERKMELERRVHAMLEENELLQNTVDDLREKTMLLERQCHEKDLQLRQSQLELQEVQVSHRQLTARLEEVTEERSLHGLTPHPSSLLCEIEQSMEQEEQEQEREQLRLQLWEAYCEVRSLCSHLRGNDVTDSALSTDSSMDESSETSSAKDVPTGSIHTSLLELRRLTQNLLDGNESTGSRRSDEEALEEQVRKLGEELRDLREMYEAGQDKSHCSEEEVLRLHNQIALLSVEMCSLREDNERMKTMAEIREPSEQLQSAIRDRDEAIAKKKAVEMELAKCKIDIMSLNSQLLDAIQQKLNLSQQLEAWQWPFLSFRTTLSPPWFPPSFPAVEDDMHRVIDQQLMDKYQDEWRSAPSSLSGSSKPHGGQTSRRAHRVSDRDKKLFSFFKKN, from the exons ATGTCCACTTTCTGCCTGGACCTGCAGGCGTCTGCCGCGGTTTCAGCACCACTGGAGCTGGACAGCGACTGCATGGAGCCCCGGGACGGCGCCGCTGCTCAGGAGCCCGGCGGCGTCCAGGGTCACCAGCTGCGGCGCACCGGCTCCGGAGGCCTCGGCGTGGCcttggaggaggagctggcgaTGCTCACCGGCCAGCGGGATGACGAGGACGATCTGTCGGGTCTAGAGGCTCCCGCGGCGGCGCAAAACTCGGAGTTGCTGTCGCTCTTCcgacaaaaggaaaaagactTGGTTTTAGCTGCTAAACTCGGCAAAGCGCTGCTGGAGAGAAACCAGGACTTGACAAAGCAATATGAGAAAATGCACAAAGATCTCAACGACAAATTAGAG cacctggagcaggagaagcacGAGCTGCGTCGGCGTCTTGAGAGTCGAGAGGGGGAGTGGGAAGGCCGCGTCGCCGAGCTGGAGACAGACGTCCAGCATCTGCAGGGCGAGCTGGAGCGCCACCAGGTCCAGCTGAGGGAGGCCGACAGGGACAAGACAAAGGCCATCAGCGAACTCTCTGAGCAGAACCAcaggctgctggagcagctcagcagg gctgcagaggtggagaggcaGCTGTCCACTCAGGTCCATTCATTACGGGACGATTTCAGGGAGAAGAGTTTGTCAACAAGCCAACACATGACACGACTGGAGACGCTACAGGCTGAG ATCCAGATGTTgtcagagaggaagatggagctGGAACGTCGAGTGCACGCTATGCTGGAGGAGAACGAGCTCCTGCAAAACACGGTGGACGACCTCAGAGAGAAGACGATGTTGTTGGAGAGGCAGTGTCACGAGAAGGACCTACAG TTGCGGCAGAGCCagctggagctccaggaggTTCAGGTGTCCCACCGGCAGCTGACTGCCCggctggaggaggtgacagAGGAGCGCAGCCTCCACGGCCTCACCCCACACCCATCCAGCCTTCTGTGTGAGATCGAGCAGAGcatggagcaggaagagcaggaacaggagagggagcag CTACGTCTCCAGTTATGGGAGGCCTACTGTGAAGTCCGCTCGCTCTGTTCTCACCTgagaggaaatgatgtcacCGATTCCGCGCTGTCCACAGACTCCTCTATGGATGAGTCCTCGGAGACATCCTCAGCCAAGGATGTGCCTACAGGGAGCATCCACACCAGCCTGCTAGAGCTACGGAGATTAACCCAGAACCTGCTGGATGGCAACGAGTCCACA GGTTCGAGACGCAGCGAcgaggaggctctggaggagcaggtgaggaagctgggagaggagctgagggacCTCAGAGAGATGTACGAGGCTGGGCAGGACAAGTCCCACTGCAGCGAAGAGGAGGTGCTGCGGCTCCACAATCAG ATAGCGCTGCTCTCTGTGGAGATGTGCTCTCTCCGGGAAGACAACGAGCGCATGAAGACGATGGCTGAAATCCGAGAACCCAGCGAGCAGCTCCAGAGCGCAATCAGAGACAGAGACGAGGCCATCGCCAA GAAGAAAGCGGTGGAGATGGAGCTGGCCAAGTGTAAAATAGATATCATGTCTCTGAACAGCCAGCTCCTGGATGCCATCCAGCAGAAGCTCAACCTGTCACAGCAGCTGGAGGCGTGGCAG TGGCCTTTTCTCAGCTTCCGTACCACCCTTTCTCCCCCGTGgttccccccctccttccctgccGTAGAG GACGACATGCACAGAGTAATCGACCAGCAGCTGATGGACAAGTACCAGGACGAGTGGCGCTCGGCCCCGTCCTCCCTGTCAGGCTCGTCCAAGCCCCACGGAGGTCAGACGTCCAGACGAGCCCACCGCGTCTCTGACAGGGACAAgaaacttttctcttttttcaaaaAGAACTGA
- the bicdl1 gene encoding BICD family-like cargo adapter 1 isoform X4, translated as MSTFCLDLQASAAVSAPLELDSDCMEPRDGAAAQEPGGVQGHQLRRTGSGGLGVALEEELAMLTGQRDDEDDLSGLEAPAAAQNSELLSLFRQKEKDLVLAAKLGKALLERNQDLTKQYEKMHKDLNDKLEHLEQEKHELRRRLESREGEWEGRVAELETDVQHLQGELERHQVQLREADRDKTKAISELSEQNHRLLEQLSRAAEVERQLSTQVHSLRDDFREKSLSTSQHMTRLETLQAEQGLEIQMLSERKMELERRVHAMLEENELLQNTVDDLREKTMLLERQCHEKDLQLRQSQLELQEVQVSHRQLTARLEEVTEERSLHGLTPHPSSLLCEIEQSMEQEEQEQEREQLRLQLWEAYCEVRSLCSHLRGNDVTDSALSTDSSMDESSETSSAKDVPTGSIHTSLLELRRLTQNLLDGNESTGSRRSDEEALEEQVRKLGEELRDLREMYEAGQDKSHCSEEEVLRLHNQIALLSVEMCSLREDNERMKTMAEIREPSEQLQSAIRDRDEAIAKKKAVEMELAKCKIDIMSLNSQLLDAIQQKLNLSQQLEAWQDDMHRVIDQQLMDKYQDEWRSAPSSLSGSSKPHGGQTSRRAHRVSDRDKKLFSFFKKN; from the exons ATGTCCACTTTCTGCCTGGACCTGCAGGCGTCTGCCGCGGTTTCAGCACCACTGGAGCTGGACAGCGACTGCATGGAGCCCCGGGACGGCGCCGCTGCTCAGGAGCCCGGCGGCGTCCAGGGTCACCAGCTGCGGCGCACCGGCTCCGGAGGCCTCGGCGTGGCcttggaggaggagctggcgaTGCTCACCGGCCAGCGGGATGACGAGGACGATCTGTCGGGTCTAGAGGCTCCCGCGGCGGCGCAAAACTCGGAGTTGCTGTCGCTCTTCcgacaaaaggaaaaagactTGGTTTTAGCTGCTAAACTCGGCAAAGCGCTGCTGGAGAGAAACCAGGACTTGACAAAGCAATATGAGAAAATGCACAAAGATCTCAACGACAAATTAGAG cacctggagcaggagaagcacGAGCTGCGTCGGCGTCTTGAGAGTCGAGAGGGGGAGTGGGAAGGCCGCGTCGCCGAGCTGGAGACAGACGTCCAGCATCTGCAGGGCGAGCTGGAGCGCCACCAGGTCCAGCTGAGGGAGGCCGACAGGGACAAGACAAAGGCCATCAGCGAACTCTCTGAGCAGAACCAcaggctgctggagcagctcagcagg gctgcagaggtggagaggcaGCTGTCCACTCAGGTCCATTCATTACGGGACGATTTCAGGGAGAAGAGTTTGTCAACAAGCCAACACATGACACGACTGGAGACGCTACAGGCTGAG CAAGGGCTAGAA ATCCAGATGTTgtcagagaggaagatggagctGGAACGTCGAGTGCACGCTATGCTGGAGGAGAACGAGCTCCTGCAAAACACGGTGGACGACCTCAGAGAGAAGACGATGTTGTTGGAGAGGCAGTGTCACGAGAAGGACCTACAG TTGCGGCAGAGCCagctggagctccaggaggTTCAGGTGTCCCACCGGCAGCTGACTGCCCggctggaggaggtgacagAGGAGCGCAGCCTCCACGGCCTCACCCCACACCCATCCAGCCTTCTGTGTGAGATCGAGCAGAGcatggagcaggaagagcaggaacaggagagggagcag CTACGTCTCCAGTTATGGGAGGCCTACTGTGAAGTCCGCTCGCTCTGTTCTCACCTgagaggaaatgatgtcacCGATTCCGCGCTGTCCACAGACTCCTCTATGGATGAGTCCTCGGAGACATCCTCAGCCAAGGATGTGCCTACAGGGAGCATCCACACCAGCCTGCTAGAGCTACGGAGATTAACCCAGAACCTGCTGGATGGCAACGAGTCCACA GGTTCGAGACGCAGCGAcgaggaggctctggaggagcaggtgaggaagctgggagaggagctgagggacCTCAGAGAGATGTACGAGGCTGGGCAGGACAAGTCCCACTGCAGCGAAGAGGAGGTGCTGCGGCTCCACAATCAG ATAGCGCTGCTCTCTGTGGAGATGTGCTCTCTCCGGGAAGACAACGAGCGCATGAAGACGATGGCTGAAATCCGAGAACCCAGCGAGCAGCTCCAGAGCGCAATCAGAGACAGAGACGAGGCCATCGCCAA GAAGAAAGCGGTGGAGATGGAGCTGGCCAAGTGTAAAATAGATATCATGTCTCTGAACAGCCAGCTCCTGGATGCCATCCAGCAGAAGCTCAACCTGTCACAGCAGCTGGAGGCGTGGCAG GACGACATGCACAGAGTAATCGACCAGCAGCTGATGGACAAGTACCAGGACGAGTGGCGCTCGGCCCCGTCCTCCCTGTCAGGCTCGTCCAAGCCCCACGGAGGTCAGACGTCCAGACGAGCCCACCGCGTCTCTGACAGGGACAAgaaacttttctcttttttcaaaaAGAACTGA
- the bicdl1 gene encoding BICD family-like cargo adapter 1 isoform X2, protein MRTWHGPASAAVSAPLELDSDCMEPRDGAAAQEPGGVQGHQLRRTGSGGLGVALEEELAMLTGQRDDEDDLSGLEAPAAAQNSELLSLFRQKEKDLVLAAKLGKALLERNQDLTKQYEKMHKDLNDKLEHLEQEKHELRRRLESREGEWEGRVAELETDVQHLQGELERHQVQLREADRDKTKAISELSEQNHRLLEQLSRAAEVERQLSTQVHSLRDDFREKSLSTSQHMTRLETLQAEQGLEIQMLSERKMELERRVHAMLEENELLQNTVDDLREKTMLLERQCHEKDLQLRQSQLELQEVQVSHRQLTARLEEVTEERSLHGLTPHPSSLLCEIEQSMEQEEQEQEREQLRLQLWEAYCEVRSLCSHLRGNDVTDSALSTDSSMDESSETSSAKDVPTGSIHTSLLELRRLTQNLLDGNESTGSRRSDEEALEEQVRKLGEELRDLREMYEAGQDKSHCSEEEVLRLHNQIALLSVEMCSLREDNERMKTMAEIREPSEQLQSAIRDRDEAIAKKKAVEMELAKCKIDIMSLNSQLLDAIQQKLNLSQQLEAWQWPFLSFRTTLSPPWFPPSFPAVEDDMHRVIDQQLMDKYQDEWRSAPSSLSGSSKPHGGQTSRRAHRVSDRDKKLFSFFKKN, encoded by the exons GCGTCTGCCGCGGTTTCAGCACCACTGGAGCTGGACAGCGACTGCATGGAGCCCCGGGACGGCGCCGCTGCTCAGGAGCCCGGCGGCGTCCAGGGTCACCAGCTGCGGCGCACCGGCTCCGGAGGCCTCGGCGTGGCcttggaggaggagctggcgaTGCTCACCGGCCAGCGGGATGACGAGGACGATCTGTCGGGTCTAGAGGCTCCCGCGGCGGCGCAAAACTCGGAGTTGCTGTCGCTCTTCcgacaaaaggaaaaagactTGGTTTTAGCTGCTAAACTCGGCAAAGCGCTGCTGGAGAGAAACCAGGACTTGACAAAGCAATATGAGAAAATGCACAAAGATCTCAACGACAAATTAGAG cacctggagcaggagaagcacGAGCTGCGTCGGCGTCTTGAGAGTCGAGAGGGGGAGTGGGAAGGCCGCGTCGCCGAGCTGGAGACAGACGTCCAGCATCTGCAGGGCGAGCTGGAGCGCCACCAGGTCCAGCTGAGGGAGGCCGACAGGGACAAGACAAAGGCCATCAGCGAACTCTCTGAGCAGAACCAcaggctgctggagcagctcagcagg gctgcagaggtggagaggcaGCTGTCCACTCAGGTCCATTCATTACGGGACGATTTCAGGGAGAAGAGTTTGTCAACAAGCCAACACATGACACGACTGGAGACGCTACAGGCTGAG CAAGGGCTAGAA ATCCAGATGTTgtcagagaggaagatggagctGGAACGTCGAGTGCACGCTATGCTGGAGGAGAACGAGCTCCTGCAAAACACGGTGGACGACCTCAGAGAGAAGACGATGTTGTTGGAGAGGCAGTGTCACGAGAAGGACCTACAG TTGCGGCAGAGCCagctggagctccaggaggTTCAGGTGTCCCACCGGCAGCTGACTGCCCggctggaggaggtgacagAGGAGCGCAGCCTCCACGGCCTCACCCCACACCCATCCAGCCTTCTGTGTGAGATCGAGCAGAGcatggagcaggaagagcaggaacaggagagggagcag CTACGTCTCCAGTTATGGGAGGCCTACTGTGAAGTCCGCTCGCTCTGTTCTCACCTgagaggaaatgatgtcacCGATTCCGCGCTGTCCACAGACTCCTCTATGGATGAGTCCTCGGAGACATCCTCAGCCAAGGATGTGCCTACAGGGAGCATCCACACCAGCCTGCTAGAGCTACGGAGATTAACCCAGAACCTGCTGGATGGCAACGAGTCCACA GGTTCGAGACGCAGCGAcgaggaggctctggaggagcaggtgaggaagctgggagaggagctgagggacCTCAGAGAGATGTACGAGGCTGGGCAGGACAAGTCCCACTGCAGCGAAGAGGAGGTGCTGCGGCTCCACAATCAG ATAGCGCTGCTCTCTGTGGAGATGTGCTCTCTCCGGGAAGACAACGAGCGCATGAAGACGATGGCTGAAATCCGAGAACCCAGCGAGCAGCTCCAGAGCGCAATCAGAGACAGAGACGAGGCCATCGCCAA GAAGAAAGCGGTGGAGATGGAGCTGGCCAAGTGTAAAATAGATATCATGTCTCTGAACAGCCAGCTCCTGGATGCCATCCAGCAGAAGCTCAACCTGTCACAGCAGCTGGAGGCGTGGCAG TGGCCTTTTCTCAGCTTCCGTACCACCCTTTCTCCCCCGTGgttccccccctccttccctgccGTAGAG GACGACATGCACAGAGTAATCGACCAGCAGCTGATGGACAAGTACCAGGACGAGTGGCGCTCGGCCCCGTCCTCCCTGTCAGGCTCGTCCAAGCCCCACGGAGGTCAGACGTCCAGACGAGCCCACCGCGTCTCTGACAGGGACAAgaaacttttctcttttttcaaaaAGAACTGA